DNA from Candidatus Methylomirabilota bacterium:
GGTGGCGTTGGGGAACTGGGACACGTTACCCCCGTGGTCGAGGTGCATGTGGCCGACGACGACGTACTTGATGTCCGAGGTCGTGAGCCCGATCTTCGCGAGCTGGGCGGCCATCGCGTCGTTCGCGGTCATCTTGAGCCCGAAGCCCTTTGCGAGCGGCCCCCACCAGCCGTCCGGGTTCGTGATGGTCTTGTCGTTGTTGCCCGTGTCGAACATCACGTTGCCCTTGGGATGCTTGATCACGTAGAACGACACCGGCGCCCAGTCGATGTTGCCCTGGCCGCCGATCTGGAGGGCTCCCTTCGGGAAGCCGCCGAGCGAGCCGGACGTGAAGACGTAGAGCCGCATCCCCGCGGGACTCTGCGCGGACGCCGGCGGCACGGTGACGAGGACGAGGACGGCGGCGAGCACGGTGGCAAGCAGCGCTGATCGCCTCATGGGCTCCTCCCGATACGGGGTTCGGTGCGTGGCAGAGTGTGACGACGTACCCGGTCCGTTGTCAATAGGGTGTCCCCGCGGCCCGCGGCCGTCACCCCTTCTTCATGTACGCGGGCGTCTCGCCCGTCAGGAAGTCCTCGCGCGGCGGCGCGAAGACGTCCACGACCTCCGTGTCCTCCGGGAACCACGCCTCGTGCTCGACGCCGCCGGGGATGACGCCGGCGTCGCCCGCGCGCCACGCGGCGCCGCGCGCGGCGGCCTCCCCGAGGCCGCCCGCGGTCAGGAATTCGTCGAGGAAGAGGCGGCGGAGCGACTTCGGCGAGCGCGAGTAGCGCGCGAAGAGCGCGCCCTTGACGACCTCCGGCAGGTTGACGAGCGTGAAGACCGGGCCGTCGAGGTTCGTGAAATACGGGGCGAGGGCGGCGCGCTCGTCCGGCGTGAACTCGTCAGCCATCTCGCACCCGATCTTAACACCCTCGCACGATGGCCCTTGAACGAGACGACGATCGGTCATATGATCCCGGCCACGTCGAGTGCAGCCGTCCTCTCCCAGCTGAAAGGAGTTTTCGTATGAGGCCCATCGCCATCGCCACCGCTGTCCTCCTCCTCGTCCTCGGCACCGCGTCGCTCGCTCTCGCCCAGACCGACTGTACCAAGGTCGTCCCGCCCTCCCCCTGGGGCCCGAACGACCAGACGGGCGCGACGAACCGCGTGACGGCCGCCGTCACCAGGGCCGCCGCCGCCGAGATCAAGGAGGGCAAGGTCATCCCGATGTCGCAGCCACTCGTGGATGGGGTGCCGCTCTTTGGCACCCGCTTCACGAAGACCATCCTCACGGCCACCACGCTGGCACCCGGCGCGGCGCTCGGTGAGAACCAGCTCACCTACATGGAGGACACGTGGCTCAGCCAGAGCCATGTCGGCACCCATCTGGACGGCCTCGGGCACATCGGCCGCAAGGATTGCTACTTCAACCAGATCGCGATGGGGAAGTTCATCAACCAGAACTACATGATGAAGCTCGGCCTCGAGCACATCAAGACCTTCGCCACGCGCGGCGTGCTCGTCGACATGGTCAAGGTCTACCAGGCCGCCGGGAAGTTCAAGGGCAACCCGGCGTGCAAGAAGCCGTGCCTCGACAAGGGCACGCTGATCACCGCCGCCGACATCCAGGCCGGGCTCCGGATGTACAACGCCACGCTCCGTGAGGCTGACATCCTCATCATCCACACGGGGTGGGGTGACCTCTTCGAGCAGTACCCCGCGCAGAACGCCACCTACAATGGCGGCGAGCCGGGGATCGGCAAGGACGCCGCGAACTGGCTCGTGAGCCAGAAGATCGTCGCCGTCGGCAACGACACGTGGGGTGTCGAGGTGATTCCCGGCGAGAACCCGAAGGAAGCGTTCATCGTCCACAATATCCTCATCACCGACAACGGGATCCACATCCTGGAGAACGTTCGGACCGATCTGAT
Protein-coding regions in this window:
- a CDS encoding cyclase family protein — protein: MRPIAIATAVLLLVLGTASLALAQTDCTKVVPPSPWGPNDQTGATNRVTAAVTRAAAAEIKEGKVIPMSQPLVDGVPLFGTRFTKTILTATTLAPGAALGENQLTYMEDTWLSQSHVGTHLDGLGHIGRKDCYFNQIAMGKFINQNYMMKLGLEHIKTFATRGVLVDMVKVYQAAGKFKGNPACKKPCLDKGTLITAADIQAGLRMYNATLREADILIIHTGWGDLFEQYPAQNATYNGGEPGIGKDAANWLVSQKIVAVGNDTWGVEVIPGENPKEAFIVHNILITDNGIHILENVRTDLMAAEAAASGRSTFFFSMTVPKAVGLTGNFVGIEGIR
- a CDS encoding N-acyl homoserine lactonase family protein — protein: MRRSALLATVLAAVLVLVTVPPASAQSPAGMRLYVFTSGSLGGFPKGALQIGGQGNIDWAPVSFYVIKHPKGNVMFDTGNNDKTITNPDGWWGPLAKGFGLKMTANDAMAAQLAKIGLTTSDIKYVVVGHMHLDHGGNVSQFPNATLVVQNDEMKAAWWPDVGYSIYYIPGDFADTKNYKLIRLEGNFDLFNDRSIEIIRAPGHTPGSQFAVVRLPKTGTVVLTSDVVYLKESLEKNLIPPIPGTWSPTLMYEGYAKIRHVRDAENASIFYGHDPEVFKATKQAPDYYE